Sequence from the Cytophagia bacterium CHB2 genome:
AAGTCGTCACCCCTACGCTTGAGCGGCAGAAGCGTGACGGCGCAATTGCCGTTAAATTTGAGGTCGCATACTTGCGCTCCACCGATTTCGCCCATGTGCCTCTGGCGGCGGCGAAACGAGTGTATGCGCGCTTCATCAGAGTCGGCGAGCCGCCGCTGGCCGAGTATAAACAGCTTCAGGATTTCCTTTTTCGCTACCTCGCGCAAGAATGTGGGCGATTAGGGCTTCCCGTCCACATACACATCACTGATGGAGCGGGTAGTTATTACGACATCCGCAATGCAAATCCGTCCATGCTCGATCCTGTGTTCAACGACCCCGCCTTGAGGGGAACGAATTTCGTGATCATTCATGGTGGCTGGCCTTACACGAAAGTGACGGCGGCATATTTCGGCAAGCCCAATGTCTATGCAGACTTTTCCGCGCTGACGTTTCTGCTTTACCCGCGCGCGTTGAGTGAGATATTACGCGATTGGCTGGAATTCTATCCCGAAAGGGTACTGTTCGGCACGGACGCCTTTCCGGCTACGCCGGAAATGAATTGGGAAGAGACGGGATGGTTGTCAGTGACTACCGGACGCCAAGCCCTAGCGATTGCGTTGTCTGAAATGATGAACGACGGTGAAATCACTCGCGAGCGGGCGTTGGAGTTAGCGCGCATGGTTTTACGCGAGAATGCCATCAAGCTTTACAACCTCCAAACTCAATGAAACGAGAGTTCATTTGTTTCTACGACGCGCCGCTAGACATTAAAAAAGTTT
This genomic interval carries:
- a CDS encoding amidohydrolase; amino-acid sequence: MQKTEMAMRNPTTLRHRLAANLSFLLLCLMLPSSLKTQTADPALVAEIAKIKAIDHHAHPLRVVRDGEPADNEYDALALEEMEPFPNPVRIRPGNPEYIGAWHALYGYAHNDMAETHVREMLEIKKRVMREQGDSYPMWVLDRLGIEIMFANRVAMGRGLVAPRFRWVSIVDPLLFPLSNEAARRENPDYRSFYAAEEKLLRRYLADSKVSSLPQTLEEYLSKVVTPTLERQKRDGAIAVKFEVAYLRSTDFAHVPLAAAKRVYARFIRVGEPPLAEYKQLQDFLFRYLAQECGRLGLPVHIHITDGAGSYYDIRNANPSMLDPVFNDPALRGTNFVIIHGGWPYTKVTAAYFGKPNVYADFSALTFLLYPRALSEILRDWLEFYPERVLFGTDAFPATPEMNWEETGWLSVTTGRQALAIALSEMMNDGEITRERALELARMVLRENAIKLYNLQTQ